Proteins encoded in a region of the Clostridia bacterium genome:
- a CDS encoding S-layer homology domain-containing protein has translation MAGRQLRVAALVALVAALAAFLPVRPALARGEERVSGGIGAGSEYRELYLFGGRPVVLTGQAKVSSSAARNGKAQVRISYNLKNEASQVTLSRSLTLAGEEEEALDGRQVLTSLTATGFTESIRAGSNRYTLRRGDFSYTRLTDRAGGVEYFTSNWSGTKVYDFNSDQGTLTVQVWGRGVGYDHAWGSTETQHLDLILDFEGRIEEKGADRQVTTYKVEWSGSASLDLTYTRWRRLDYVENEAVPISFAGGYLESRGEQASLKYEVDLPVLDSLGRVVSGGRVREEGTLGLESTPTYARLPVPPLRDLQGHWSWQEVLRLASLGVLAAGEYFGPELPVTRGDFCLGLARLLELEAAKAAPAVPVPILALTNPARQTTTTASPPYLDVSEDSPYYAAVEALQQRRILDSAGLYLRPNEALTRAEAVALVVRALGLEGLAPAALVQTPFQDDYAIPSRFKRAVWVAERLGLAGGTSGGYFQPQRRMTRGEAAALFNRTLSYLQDGLRRDYQTLVRFR, from the coding sequence ATGGCTGGGCGGCAGCTGCGGGTGGCAGCCCTGGTGGCGCTGGTTGCGGCCCTGGCGGCATTCCTCCCGGTTCGTCCGGCACTGGCCCGGGGAGAGGAGCGCGTGTCCGGGGGCATAGGCGCCGGGAGCGAGTACAGGGAGCTTTACCTCTTCGGCGGCCGGCCGGTGGTGCTGACCGGCCAGGCGAAGGTGAGCAGCAGCGCGGCCCGCAATGGCAAGGCTCAGGTGCGGATAAGCTACAACCTGAAGAACGAGGCCAGCCAGGTCACCCTCTCCCGCAGCCTGACTCTGGCCGGAGAGGAAGAGGAGGCTCTGGACGGCCGCCAGGTGCTCACCAGCCTCACCGCTACCGGCTTCACGGAAAGCATCCGGGCGGGGAGTAACCGCTATACCCTGCGGCGCGGAGACTTCTCCTACACCCGGCTCACCGACCGGGCGGGCGGCGTGGAGTACTTCACCAGCAATTGGAGCGGGACCAAGGTCTACGACTTTAACAGCGATCAAGGGACCCTGACCGTGCAGGTGTGGGGGCGGGGAGTGGGCTACGACCACGCGTGGGGCAGCACGGAAACGCAGCATCTGGATCTCATCCTGGATTTTGAGGGCCGGATAGAGGAGAAGGGCGCCGACCGGCAGGTAACCACCTACAAGGTGGAGTGGAGCGGTTCGGCTTCACTGGATCTGACCTACACGCGCTGGCGCCGGCTGGACTACGTGGAAAACGAGGCGGTCCCGATCAGCTTTGCCGGCGGCTACCTGGAGAGCCGGGGCGAGCAGGCCAGCCTCAAGTACGAGGTGGATCTCCCGGTGCTGGATTCTCTGGGCCGGGTGGTGAGCGGGGGCCGGGTCCGGGAGGAGGGGACCCTGGGACTGGAGTCGACCCCCACCTACGCCCGGCTGCCGGTACCGCCGCTGAGGGATCTGCAGGGGCACTGGTCCTGGCAGGAAGTCCTGCGTCTGGCCAGCCTGGGGGTGCTCGCCGCCGGGGAGTATTTCGGCCCGGAACTGCCGGTAACCAGGGGCGACTTCTGCCTGGGGCTGGCCCGGCTGCTGGAGCTGGAAGCGGCGAAGGCGGCGCCGGCCGTTCCCGTTCCGATCCTGGCGCTGACGAATCCGGCCCGGCAGACCACCACCACCGCCTCCCCTCCCTACCTGGATGTTTCGGAGGACAGCCCCTACTACGCGGCCGTAGAGGCCCTGCAGCAGCGACGAATCCTGGACAGCGCCGGTCTTTACCTCCGGCCCAATGAGGCCCTGACCAGAGCCGAGGCGGTGGCCCTGGTGGTCAGGGCTCTGGGCCTGGAAGGTCTGGCACCGGCCGCACTGGTGCAGACCCCCTTCCAGGATGACTACGCCATCCCTTCCCGCTTCAAGCGCGCTGTCTGGGTGGCGGAGCGTCTGGGGCTGGCAGGGGGCACCTCGGGCGGGTACTTCCAGCCGCAGCGCCGCATGACCCGGGGAGAAGCCGCCGCCCTGTTCAACCGCACCCTGAGTTACCTTCAGGACGGCCTCCGGCGGGATTACCAGACCCTCGTCCGGTTCCGGTAG
- a CDS encoding flagellar protein FlaG, with the protein MKVEGVDRVVLEQIRARAEQAEVTQTRDLRIRSEEQQDQERRHAQEPQEQLRQAVRQLNEATEVFNIRLRFKLDRETGEIYVLVIDREKGEIIRRIPPEKVIEMASRMQHMIGLLLDELV; encoded by the coding sequence TTGAAGGTAGAGGGTGTGGACCGGGTAGTGTTGGAGCAGATCCGGGCACGGGCCGAGCAGGCGGAAGTAACCCAGACCCGGGATCTGCGCATCCGGAGCGAGGAACAGCAGGACCAGGAGCGCCGCCATGCCCAGGAGCCTCAGGAGCAACTGCGTCAGGCGGTGCGCCAGCTCAACGAGGCCACCGAGGTCTTCAACATCCGGCTGCGTTTCAAGCTGGACCGGGAAACCGGGGAGATCTACGTGCTGGTGATCGACCGGGAAAAGGGAGAGATCATCCGCCGCATTCCACCGGAAAAGGTGATAGAGATGGCCTCCCGCATGCAGCACATGATCGGCCTTCTGCTGGACGAACTGGTGTGA
- the fliS gene encoding flagellar export chaperone FliS, whose protein sequence is MYASQPYQAYQENQVQTQPQEKLVLMLYDGALRFIRQAQDAVAARRYDETSYYLGRAQDILSELMLTLNLEVGEIAHRLYALYDFMYGHLVQANLKKDARMMAQVYRLLSELRQTWEEATRIYHSHNYLTRPGGLEGRR, encoded by the coding sequence GTGTACGCTTCACAGCCTTATCAGGCCTATCAGGAGAACCAGGTTCAGACCCAACCCCAGGAGAAACTGGTGCTGATGCTCTACGATGGCGCCCTGCGCTTCATCCGCCAGGCTCAAGACGCGGTGGCGGCCAGGCGATACGACGAAACCAGCTACTATCTCGGTCGGGCGCAGGACATTCTGAGCGAACTGATGCTCACCCTGAACCTGGAGGTGGGCGAAATTGCCCACCGGCTTTACGCGCTTTACGATTTCATGTACGGGCACCTGGTTCAGGCCAACCTCAAGAAGGACGCCCGGATGATGGCCCAGGTTTACCGGCTCTTGAGCGAGTTGCGCCAGACCTGGGAGGAGGCGACCCGCATTTACCACAGCCACAACTACCTCACCCGGCCCGGAGGGCTGGAAGGCCGCCGCTGA
- the flgB gene encoding flagellar basal body rod protein FlgB, translating to MDLIGGRSWELLNRALDAFAVRQRVIAHNVANLNTPGYKKYRVRFEEELQEARRRSDLPLYRTHPQHLDPRRAPEEAEPEVVRETATSSRPDGNNVDLTEQMVQLAMNQFYYQLAAQSASGYLARLRLVITGGRR from the coding sequence GTGGATCTCATCGGAGGGCGTAGCTGGGAACTGCTCAACCGGGCGCTGGATGCTTTCGCCGTACGCCAGCGGGTAATCGCCCATAACGTGGCAAATTTGAATACGCCGGGCTATAAGAAGTACCGGGTGCGTTTTGAGGAGGAACTGCAGGAGGCCAGGCGACGGTCCGACCTGCCGCTCTACCGCACCCATCCCCAGCACCTCGACCCCCGGCGCGCTCCGGAGGAGGCAGAGCCGGAAGTGGTGCGGGAAACCGCCACCTCTTCCCGGCCGGACGGCAACAACGTGGATTTGACCGAGCAGATGGTTCAGCTGGCCATGAACCAGTTTTACTACCAGCTGGCGGCTCAGTCGGCGAGCGGATACCTGGCCCGGCTGCGCCTGGTCATAACCGGAGGGCGGCGCTAG
- the flgC gene encoding flagellar basal body rod protein FlgC — protein MGLLPAWAISASGMAAEQLRLDLVATNLANVHTTRAADGGPYRRRVALFAEKLEAAGRFAGRGVRVVGIWKDTSPAQLVYDPNHPDADARGYVALPNVNVVNEMVDLLTATRAYEANVTVLNAAKSMALKALEIGRA, from the coding sequence GTGGGGCTTTTACCGGCGTGGGCCATCAGCGCGTCCGGAATGGCGGCCGAACAGCTGCGGCTGGACTTGGTGGCCACCAATCTGGCCAACGTTCATACCACCAGGGCGGCGGACGGCGGCCCTTACCGGCGCCGGGTGGCCCTCTTTGCGGAGAAGCTCGAAGCCGCGGGGAGGTTTGCCGGCCGGGGAGTAAGGGTAGTGGGCATTTGGAAGGATACTTCACCCGCCCAGCTGGTTTACGACCCGAACCACCCCGACGCCGACGCCCGGGGATACGTGGCCCTGCCCAACGTTAACGTGGTGAACGAGATGGTAGACCTCCTGACTGCCACCCGAGCCTACGAGGCCAACGTGACCGTGCTCAACGCGGCCAAGTCTATGGCTCTGAAGGCGCTGGAGATCGGCCGGGCGTAG
- the fliE gene encoding flagellar hook-basal body complex protein FliE yields MRVEAVASMLAPAPAEGVGKEGAAAPRSFGDVLAEKLAEVDALQKRATEMLEGFLAGEVTDVHEVILAAQQAELALQLTVEIRNRVIEAYQEVARMQL; encoded by the coding sequence ATGCGGGTGGAAGCGGTAGCCAGCATGCTGGCGCCGGCGCCAGCCGAAGGAGTGGGGAAGGAGGGTGCGGCTGCGCCCCGTTCCTTCGGCGACGTGCTGGCGGAAAAGCTGGCCGAGGTAGATGCCCTGCAGAAGCGGGCGACGGAAATGCTGGAAGGATTCCTTGCCGGTGAGGTCACGGACGTGCACGAGGTCATCCTGGCCGCGCAGCAGGCGGAGCTGGCATTGCAGCTTACGGTGGAGATACGCAACCGGGTGATCGAGGCCTACCAGGAAGTGGCCAGGATGCAGCTCTAG
- the fliF gene encoding flagellar M-ring protein FliF, whose product MPAWLGKLREKWNNVPAGRRVALVLAAAAVLAGVILLLQWAGRERYVPLFTNLELSEAAEIVARLKEDKVPYQLVADGTTILVPESRVYDLRLEVAGSGLLAGSGVGFELFDKTQLGMTDTQWHLNYQRALQEELRRTIVQYDQIEQARVHLVIPQPSVFLEEAQPASAAVLLKLRPMAALDAEQVRSIMYLVASSVEGMRPENVRVVDTQGRVLSEGVLPQGEEGQAAAAGADQQELKRRFEQELERRIQQKLETVLGPGNVVVMVTADLDFSRREVTRLEYDDTGAVRSEQVLQEQASSSGGAALPPVGDVNRQPETYLESTSGGESSYNRTQTTRNYELGKTEEKVVYAPGRVERLATAVVINGPLDTTTEQQIREIVAAAAGCDPQRGDQIALTSMAFDRSLQAQMEQEMAEAEATLKRRQQIEQYVTWGAVGAALLVALVLGLIALRRRPAPVPVELAPALEAVVPIEPSAPPEEAAVAAAEREARDKVEKVRDIVRRRPEEAVQLLKAWLGED is encoded by the coding sequence GTGCCGGCGTGGCTGGGTAAGCTTAGAGAAAAATGGAACAATGTGCCTGCGGGTCGGCGAGTGGCCCTGGTACTGGCAGCGGCAGCGGTGCTGGCGGGCGTGATCCTGCTCCTCCAGTGGGCGGGAAGAGAGCGCTACGTGCCTCTGTTTACCAACCTGGAGTTGTCGGAAGCGGCAGAAATCGTGGCCAGGCTCAAGGAGGACAAGGTTCCTTACCAGCTGGTGGCCGACGGCACCACCATCCTGGTGCCGGAGAGCAGGGTTTACGACCTGCGCCTGGAGGTGGCGGGAAGCGGGCTTCTGGCCGGCAGCGGTGTGGGGTTCGAGCTCTTTGACAAGACCCAGCTGGGCATGACCGATACCCAGTGGCACCTGAACTACCAGCGGGCCCTGCAGGAGGAACTCCGGCGGACCATCGTGCAGTACGACCAGATAGAGCAGGCCCGGGTGCACCTGGTTATACCCCAGCCCAGCGTGTTTCTGGAGGAGGCCCAGCCGGCCTCGGCGGCGGTGCTGCTCAAACTCCGGCCCATGGCCGCTCTGGATGCCGAGCAGGTCAGGAGCATCATGTACCTGGTGGCCTCCAGCGTGGAGGGGATGCGGCCGGAGAACGTGCGGGTGGTGGATACTCAGGGCCGGGTGCTGAGCGAGGGGGTACTCCCGCAGGGCGAGGAAGGCCAGGCGGCTGCGGCCGGAGCCGACCAGCAGGAGCTGAAGCGCCGCTTCGAGCAGGAGCTGGAGCGCCGCATCCAGCAGAAGCTCGAGACCGTGCTGGGGCCGGGCAACGTCGTGGTTATGGTGACCGCGGATCTCGATTTTAGCCGGCGCGAGGTCACGCGGCTGGAGTACGACGACACCGGCGCGGTGCGCAGCGAGCAGGTGCTTCAGGAGCAGGCCAGCAGTTCGGGAGGGGCCGCCCTTCCGCCGGTAGGGGACGTGAACCGTCAGCCGGAAACCTATCTGGAAAGCACCTCGGGCGGCGAGTCTTCCTACAACCGCACTCAGACCACCCGGAATTACGAGCTGGGTAAGACCGAGGAAAAGGTGGTGTACGCCCCCGGGCGGGTGGAGCGGCTGGCCACGGCGGTGGTAATCAACGGCCCCCTGGACACCACCACCGAGCAGCAGATCCGGGAAATAGTGGCCGCGGCCGCCGGATGCGACCCCCAGCGGGGGGATCAGATCGCCCTTACCAGCATGGCCTTCGACCGCAGCCTGCAGGCCCAGATGGAGCAGGAAATGGCCGAGGCCGAGGCCACGCTCAAGCGGCGACAGCAGATAGAGCAGTACGTTACCTGGGGGGCGGTGGGAGCGGCGCTCCTGGTTGCCCTGGTGTTGGGCCTGATAGCGCTGCGGCGCCGTCCGGCGCCCGTGCCGGTGGAACTGGCTCCGGCGCTGGAGGCGGTGGTCCCCATAGAACCCTCCGCACCGCCGGAAGAGGCGGCAGTAGCCGCGGCGGAGCGGGAGGCGCGGGACAAGGTGGAGAAGGTGCGGGATATCGTGCGGCGGCGGCCGGAGGAGGCCGTGCAATTGCTTAAGGCCTGGCTGGGGGAGGATTAG
- the fliG gene encoding flagellar motor switch protein FliG gives MPAARLSRLSGLRKAAVLLITLGPELSAAILKQFPQEDIERISSEIANTSAVSPEIQQAVVEEFLELSEAQQYILRGGVKYAREVLERTVGPQRAQEIIRKLTESSAIRPFSLVRKTDPRQLLNFITGEHPQTISLILSYLDPEQAAVILGALPEEQQIDIAKRIAQMERTSPEIVREVEKALEGRLSTLVGQDFTAVGGVKALVDILNRVDRGTEKTILEALDQEDPELAEEVRKRMFVFEDIVTLDDNSIRRVLREVDMKDLAYALKGSSEEVRQRIFRNLSQRAGEMLREDMEMLGPVRLRDVEAAQSKIVQIIRRLDETGEIIISRGGEDAIVV, from the coding sequence ATGCCGGCGGCGAGACTGTCGAGGCTGAGCGGCCTGCGTAAGGCGGCGGTATTGCTTATAACGCTGGGCCCGGAGCTTTCGGCCGCGATCCTGAAGCAGTTTCCTCAGGAGGACATCGAGCGCATCAGTTCGGAGATCGCCAATACCTCGGCGGTGTCTCCGGAAATCCAGCAGGCAGTCGTGGAGGAGTTCCTGGAGCTCAGCGAGGCGCAGCAGTACATCCTGCGCGGCGGGGTCAAGTATGCCCGGGAGGTGCTGGAGCGTACCGTAGGGCCGCAGCGGGCGCAGGAAATCATCCGCAAGCTGACGGAGAGCTCGGCCATTCGGCCCTTTTCCCTGGTGCGCAAGACCGATCCGCGCCAACTGCTGAATTTCATCACCGGCGAGCATCCCCAGACCATTTCCCTGATCCTTTCCTACCTGGATCCGGAACAGGCGGCGGTGATCCTGGGCGCCTTGCCGGAAGAGCAGCAGATTGACATCGCCAAGCGCATCGCCCAGATGGAGCGGACCTCGCCGGAGATCGTCCGCGAAGTGGAAAAAGCCCTGGAGGGTCGCCTTTCCACGCTGGTGGGGCAGGATTTCACCGCCGTGGGCGGGGTAAAGGCCCTGGTAGACATCCTCAACCGGGTGGACCGGGGCACGGAAAAAACCATCCTGGAAGCCCTGGACCAGGAAGACCCGGAGCTGGCGGAAGAAGTGCGCAAGCGCATGTTCGTCTTCGAGGACATCGTCACCCTGGACGACAACTCCATCCGGCGGGTGCTGCGCGAGGTGGACATGAAGGATCTCGCCTATGCCCTCAAGGGCAGCAGCGAGGAAGTGCGCCAGCGCATCTTCCGCAACCTGTCCCAGCGGGCGGGAGAGATGCTCCGCGAGGACATGGAAATGCTGGGCCCGGTGCGCCTGCGGGACGTGGAGGCGGCGCAATCCAAGATCGTGCAAATAATCCGGCGGTTGGACGAAACCGGCGAGATCATCATCTCGCGGGGTGGAGAAGATGCCATTGTTGTCTAG
- a CDS encoding FliH/SctL family protein, translating to MSRVFKPGQVMPDGRYLLAVRTVAEPETEGSGEEARQLVQEAIGRAEALLARAREEAETLLREAETRRAEIEKQAYEEGYRRGYAAALEEARREAEEIRLQAQAVLQEARRLREEMIAGAEPELVELALDIARQVVHRQLSVEPETVANVVREAALRLRGRRQLVVLVNPQDAALVHSRVSELRAELGPEATIHVLSDPGIPAGGCRVESEAGQVEATVEGQLERLGRALRELARERAPEEKQEEKQPEAEAGGSG from the coding sequence TTGTCTAGGGTATTCAAACCCGGTCAGGTTATGCCCGACGGCCGGTATCTGCTGGCGGTGCGGACGGTGGCAGAACCGGAGACCGAGGGGTCCGGAGAAGAGGCCCGGCAACTAGTACAGGAGGCAATCGGCCGGGCAGAAGCCTTGCTTGCCCGGGCGAGGGAAGAGGCGGAGACCCTCTTGCGGGAGGCAGAGACCCGGAGGGCGGAGATAGAAAAGCAGGCCTACGAGGAGGGATACCGCCGGGGATACGCTGCAGCGCTGGAAGAGGCCCGCCGGGAGGCGGAGGAGATCAGGCTTCAGGCGCAGGCGGTGCTGCAGGAGGCCCGGCGGTTGCGGGAAGAGATGATAGCCGGCGCCGAGCCGGAATTGGTGGAGCTGGCTTTGGACATTGCCAGGCAGGTGGTACACCGGCAGTTATCGGTGGAGCCGGAAACGGTGGCGAACGTGGTGCGCGAGGCCGCCCTGCGGCTGCGGGGTCGGCGCCAACTGGTGGTACTGGTGAATCCTCAGGATGCGGCGCTGGTGCACTCCCGGGTTTCCGAGCTTCGCGCCGAATTGGGCCCGGAAGCCACGATACACGTCCTGTCCGACCCGGGCATCCCGGCGGGCGGGTGTCGGGTGGAATCCGAGGCCGGCCAGGTGGAGGCTACGGTAGAAGGTCAGCTGGAGCGGCTGGGCCGGGCCCTGCGCGAGCTGGCCCGGGAGCGCGCTCCGGAGGAGAAGCAGGAGGAGAAGCAGCCGGAGGCGGAGGCAGGCGGCAGTGGTTAG
- the fliI gene encoding flagellar protein export ATPase FliI, whose product MVRGFDPLEVAGRVIRVVGLTVEASGLELPVGELCRVGTGETAVVAEVVGFREETTLLLPLGELGGIAPGQKVVPTGRAHLIGVGWNLLGRVLDGLGQPLDGRPLPPPQAWYPVQGTVPNPLSRRRITQALPTGVRAVDAVLTLGRGQRMGIFAGSGVGKSTLLGMIARHSRADVNVIALIGERGREVLDFLERDLGPQGRERSVVVVATSDRPALVRVKGALVATAIAEFFRDQGAQVMLMMDSLTRLAMAQREVGLAVGEPPTARGYTPSVFALLPQLLERAGQTEKGSITGLYTVLVDGDDFNEPISDAARAILDGHIVLSRRLANRNHFPAIEVTASVSRLMGEVASPEHREAAGRLRELLAAYEQVEDLINIGAYQKGSNARVDRAVEKHEAIMSFLRQGLEEYSSFEEALAGLETLVA is encoded by the coding sequence ATGGTGCGGGGTTTTGACCCCCTGGAGGTTGCCGGCCGGGTCATCCGGGTGGTAGGGCTCACCGTGGAGGCCTCGGGGCTGGAGCTTCCGGTAGGGGAGCTTTGCCGGGTAGGTACGGGGGAGACGGCGGTGGTGGCCGAGGTAGTAGGTTTCCGGGAGGAGACCACCCTGCTGCTGCCCCTGGGGGAGCTGGGCGGGATTGCGCCGGGGCAAAAGGTGGTTCCTACCGGGCGCGCCCACCTGATAGGCGTGGGGTGGAACCTGCTGGGCCGCGTACTGGACGGCCTGGGACAGCCCCTGGACGGCCGGCCCCTGCCGCCGCCGCAGGCCTGGTACCCGGTACAGGGTACGGTTCCCAATCCCCTTTCCCGCCGGCGGATCACCCAGGCCCTGCCTACGGGGGTGCGGGCGGTGGACGCCGTGCTTACCCTGGGCCGGGGCCAGCGGATGGGCATCTTTGCCGGGAGCGGGGTGGGGAAGAGCACCCTTCTGGGCATGATCGCCCGCCACAGCCGGGCGGACGTGAACGTGATCGCCCTGATCGGCGAGCGGGGGCGGGAGGTGCTGGACTTCCTGGAAAGGGACCTGGGGCCGCAGGGGCGGGAGCGGTCGGTGGTGGTGGTGGCCACTTCCGACCGGCCGGCGCTGGTCCGGGTCAAGGGGGCGCTGGTGGCCACGGCCATTGCGGAATTCTTCCGCGACCAGGGCGCCCAGGTGATGCTGATGATGGACTCGCTGACCCGTCTGGCCATGGCCCAGCGGGAGGTGGGGCTGGCCGTAGGCGAGCCGCCTACGGCGCGCGGTTATACCCCCTCGGTGTTCGCCCTGCTGCCGCAGCTCCTGGAGCGGGCGGGTCAGACGGAAAAGGGATCCATAACCGGGCTCTATACCGTGCTGGTAGACGGCGACGACTTCAACGAGCCCATCAGCGATGCTGCCCGGGCCATCCTGGACGGCCACATCGTGCTGTCGCGGCGTTTGGCCAATCGCAACCACTTTCCGGCCATCGAGGTCACGGCCAGCGTGAGCCGGCTCATGGGCGAGGTCGCTTCCCCGGAACACCGGGAGGCTGCCGGCCGCCTGCGCGAACTGCTGGCGGCATACGAGCAGGTGGAGGACCTGATCAACATCGGTGCCTACCAGAAAGGCAGCAATGCCCGGGTGGACCGGGCGGTGGAGAAGCACGAGGCCATCATGTCCTTTCTGCGCCAGGGTTTGGAGGAATACAGCTCCTTTGAAGAAGCGCTGGCCGGGCTGGAGACGCTGGTGGCCTAG
- the fliJ gene encoding flagellar export protein FliJ produces the protein MARFRFSLESVLSYRRFREEQELRRLAEGYRRERRAEAQLAAWRGELARRQEEAGGSGADLGERLHTAVYLEFLAGRVRRQREELEGLRREVRELEGCAARASQERRALERLRDHRREQWQYEEGRCSQREADEMVLLRYGGSRWEEGGEEY, from the coding sequence GTGGCGCGGTTTCGCTTTTCCCTGGAATCGGTGCTGAGCTACCGGCGCTTCCGCGAGGAGCAGGAACTGCGGCGGCTGGCGGAGGGGTACCGCCGGGAGCGCCGGGCGGAGGCGCAGCTTGCCGCCTGGCGGGGGGAACTGGCCCGGCGGCAGGAGGAAGCGGGGGGTTCCGGGGCGGACCTGGGCGAGAGGCTTCATACGGCCGTCTACCTGGAGTTTCTGGCCGGGAGGGTGAGGCGGCAGCGGGAGGAACTGGAAGGGCTGCGCCGCGAGGTTAGAGAGCTGGAAGGTTGCGCCGCCCGGGCCTCGCAGGAGCGTCGGGCCCTGGAACGGCTAAGGGATCACCGGCGGGAACAGTGGCAGTACGAAGAAGGGAGGTGTAGCCAGCGGGAGGCGGACGAAATGGTACTTCTGCGCTACGGCGGTTCTCGATGGGAGGAAGGAGGTGAGGAGTATTGA
- a CDS encoding flagellar hook-length control protein FliK: protein MVTEVNPAARPAETQEGGRASTIEGPEFGNLLALLLALLAVPAQAEAPSSVPLAAGTAVEGGAQGSQQAPVGSGAAWSAGGAEPGVPVDGPQGGLADAAARAAPAPVEGAAQNAPASAPPVLASEAEAAGVELTVPAGVGARVAESGNRPACPDAPGRSEAKSAGAEPSEPRAAPAPVNPDGEARADFLPAVSRADGPEKAVQALRFTAGTGGESSGLQGPGAGVSETAGGRVAGEEAFGPVGRARAEGAEVTVARELVQQGLAVWQHGYGYVRLKLKPDFLGRVEVQVSSHLGRLSAQVVVENEAARQLLQGSFSHLRDNLAQYGLNLERLSVEVGGYGSGAAQSEGRDSGYYHYYPSVPEFGPAAEPGTPESFRSLVNCLA, encoded by the coding sequence GTGGTGACGGAAGTAAACCCGGCGGCGCGGCCGGCAGAAACGCAGGAGGGAGGACGGGCCTCGACGATCGAGGGGCCGGAGTTCGGCAACCTTCTGGCCCTGCTGCTGGCCTTGCTGGCGGTGCCCGCGCAGGCGGAGGCTCCTTCTTCAGTGCCTCTCGCCGCGGGCACGGCAGTAGAAGGCGGGGCGCAGGGGAGCCAACAGGCGCCTGTCGGTTCCGGGGCAGCGTGGAGTGCGGGCGGCGCCGAGCCCGGTGTGCCCGTGGACGGCCCTCAGGGTGGTCTGGCCGATGCGGCTGCCAGAGCCGCACCTGCTCCGGTTGAGGGCGCCGCGCAGAACGCGCCCGCTTCCGCGCCTCCGGTCCTGGCGTCGGAAGCGGAGGCCGCCGGCGTGGAACTGACGGTTCCGGCCGGCGTCGGCGCCAGGGTGGCGGAGAGCGGGAACCGGCCCGCCTGCCCGGACGCTCCGGGCCGGTCGGAGGCGAAGTCGGCCGGGGCCGAGCCGTCCGAGCCAAGGGCCGCTCCGGCGCCGGTGAATCCGGACGGTGAAGCGAGGGCGGATTTCTTGCCGGCCGTTTCCCGGGCAGACGGTCCGGAGAAGGCGGTGCAGGCCCTGCGCTTCACCGCCGGAACCGGAGGAGAGAGTTCGGGGCTGCAGGGTCCGGGAGCCGGGGTGTCTGAGACGGCCGGCGGCAGGGTAGCCGGGGAAGAGGCCTTTGGACCTGTGGGCCGCGCCCGGGCCGAAGGTGCGGAGGTCACGGTGGCCCGGGAGCTGGTGCAGCAGGGCCTGGCGGTGTGGCAGCACGGCTACGGGTACGTGCGGCTCAAGCTCAAGCCCGATTTTCTCGGCCGGGTAGAGGTGCAGGTGAGCAGTCACCTGGGCCGGCTGAGCGCCCAGGTGGTGGTGGAAAACGAGGCGGCGCGGCAGTTGCTGCAGGGCAGCTTTTCCCACCTGCGGGACAACCTGGCCCAGTACGGCCTCAACCTCGAGCGGTTAAGCGTGGAGGTGGGCGGATACGGGTCGGGCGCCGCCCAGTCCGAGGGCCGGGATTCCGGCTATTACCATTATTATCCGTCGGTACCCGAGTTCGGTCCGGCGGCGGAACCGGGGACGCCGGAGAGTTTCCGCTCTCTGGTAAATTGCCTGGCGTGA
- a CDS encoding flagellar protein, whose amino-acid sequence MVERIQGLRPAEAGTVRPSRPEGIDGRGRFAEILREKLAPGEVRFSQHALARLESREIELSAGHLARLERAVSLAAAKGARESLVLMDDLALLVSVSNRTVITALKGTENRERVYTNIDSAVII is encoded by the coding sequence GTGGTAGAGCGGATTCAAGGGTTGAGGCCGGCAGAGGCGGGCACGGTCCGGCCTTCCCGGCCTGAGGGCATAGACGGGCGCGGCCGTTTCGCGGAGATCCTGCGCGAGAAGCTGGCCCCCGGGGAGGTGCGCTTTTCCCAGCACGCCCTGGCCCGGCTGGAAAGCCGGGAGATCGAGCTTTCCGCCGGGCACCTGGCGCGGCTGGAGCGGGCGGTATCCCTGGCCGCGGCCAAGGGGGCCAGGGAATCGCTGGTGCTGATGGACGATCTGGCCCTACTGGTGAGCGTTTCTAACCGCACGGTGATTACCGCCCTCAAAGGGACGGAGAACCGGGAGCGGGTGTACACCAACATCGACAGCGCGGTGATAATCTAG